The following coding sequences are from one uncultured Desulfobacter sp. window:
- the hysA gene encoding NiFeSe hydrogenase large subunit HysA, with protein MSGSKPATAPAGSTKKIKISIDPVTRIEGHLKAEVEVKNGVVVDARMSGGMYRGFEQILIGRDPRDAVQITQRLCGVCPTAHATASALALDDAFGVTLTDNGRIARNLILGANFIQSHILHFYHLAALDYVNGPNTAPFIPRYKNNDIRVPKDINDVGVAQYLEALEMRKICHEMVALLGGKMPHVQGIVVGGTTEIPTREALNAYAKRFKQVKKFVMEKYIPLIYTLAGPYGDLLKTGVGHKNLVSWGVFPMDSKGNNLLKPGIYTDGKDHKVDPALIKEYVKYSWFKDDTTGLNPTEGKTVPEPGKPGAYSFVKASRYNDKPHEVGPLARMWATNPELSKTGQNALGVKKLRDIGDACFSILGRHVARAEEAAIVAEAIEQWLAEATPGKETFVPADIPKNAEGLGMTEAPRGSLLHYVDIKDSVIANFQIVSATLWNANPMDDMDQRGPMEEALIGVPVPDVDNPVNVGRLIRAYDPULGCAVHVLDADTGKEIKVELPL; from the coding sequence ATGTCAGGCAGTAAACCAGCGACCGCACCAGCGGGCAGCACTAAAAAAATAAAAATCAGCATTGATCCGGTCACACGGATTGAAGGGCATCTCAAAGCCGAGGTGGAAGTCAAAAACGGCGTTGTTGTGGATGCCCGTATGTCCGGCGGTATGTACCGCGGATTTGAGCAGATCCTTATCGGCCGTGATCCCAGGGATGCCGTCCAGATCACCCAGAGACTTTGCGGGGTGTGTCCCACGGCCCATGCCACGGCATCCGCCCTTGCCCTGGATGACGCTTTCGGCGTCACACTTACGGACAATGGACGTATTGCCAGAAATCTGATCCTGGGTGCCAACTTTATCCAGTCACATATCCTGCATTTTTACCATCTGGCAGCACTGGACTACGTCAACGGCCCGAACACAGCGCCGTTTATTCCCAGATACAAAAACAATGACATTCGGGTACCCAAGGATATCAATGACGTCGGCGTTGCCCAGTACCTTGAAGCCCTTGAAATGCGTAAAATCTGCCATGAAATGGTTGCGCTTCTGGGCGGCAAAATGCCCCATGTCCAGGGCATTGTGGTGGGCGGAACAACGGAAATCCCCACCCGGGAAGCCTTGAATGCCTACGCAAAACGGTTCAAACAAGTCAAAAAATTTGTCATGGAAAAGTATATTCCGTTGATTTACACCCTGGCAGGACCTTACGGTGATCTGCTTAAAACGGGTGTGGGTCATAAAAACCTGGTTTCCTGGGGTGTCTTCCCCATGGACAGCAAAGGCAATAATCTGCTGAAGCCAGGTATCTACACAGACGGCAAAGACCATAAGGTTGATCCGGCCCTGATCAAGGAATATGTAAAATATTCCTGGTTTAAAGATGACACCACCGGCCTGAACCCCACCGAGGGCAAGACTGTCCCGGAACCCGGCAAACCCGGTGCATACTCCTTTGTCAAGGCGTCCAGATACAACGACAAGCCCCATGAAGTCGGACCTTTGGCCAGAATGTGGGCCACTAATCCGGAACTGTCCAAAACCGGTCAAAACGCACTGGGTGTTAAAAAACTGCGTGATATCGGAGATGCCTGCTTCTCAATCCTGGGCCGCCATGTGGCCAGGGCCGAAGAGGCTGCCATCGTTGCCGAAGCCATTGAACAATGGCTTGCCGAAGCCACACCGGGCAAAGAGACCTTTGTTCCGGCGGATATCCCCAAAAATGCCGAAGGCCTGGGCATGACGGAAGCCCCCAGAGGTTCACTGCTGCACTATGTGGATATCAAGGATTCGGTGATTGCCAATTTCCAGATCGTTTCCGCCACGCTCTGGAACGCCAACCCCATGGATGACATGGATCAAAGAGGTCCCATGGAAGAGGCCCTGATCGGTGTGCCCGTACCCGATGTTGACAATCCGGTGAATGTCGGGCGCCTGATACGCGCCTACGACCCCTGACTGGGCTGTGCCGTCCACGTGCTGGACGCAGATACCGGTAAGGAAATCAAAGTGGAACTTCCCCTGTAA
- a CDS encoding lysylphosphatidylglycerol synthase transmembrane domain-containing protein — translation MQENLSNKKRKLAWIWPFIFSMLILYAFLRYDFSTLSKVVLEINWPLIGLSFGFNVLILYFRVFKWDMIFKPMNRKLTYFNMCLSLFAGGLVNMVIPARTGGLIQAFLIGKKENESFFTALGTVALVRIFDSIMLVFLGLLILLMHNIPPTGDEYFKSIFKTAGTAGVVLTLLVIMLFGFTRKPKAMDRLVTLLIMPVPSRFKPDTKKAVARFRQGLICLNFAGYICLGLLLSLIFWLLCGVNVFILVKALGIELEGILPSFLILLAQAFSMGIPAPANIGPYHAATVSVLSFYGVSPPFALNSAIVMHAAMFIANTSPGLVYLWLDKTPILSMLKGLKDADQTMR, via the coding sequence ATGCAGGAAAATTTATCCAATAAAAAAAGAAAACTTGCCTGGATCTGGCCTTTCATATTTTCGATGTTGATTCTCTATGCCTTTTTGCGATACGATTTTTCAACACTTTCAAAGGTAGTTCTCGAGATTAACTGGCCTTTGATCGGCTTGTCTTTTGGATTTAACGTATTGATTCTGTACTTTCGTGTTTTTAAATGGGACATGATCTTCAAGCCCATGAACCGCAAATTAACATATTTCAACATGTGCCTGTCCCTATTTGCCGGGGGGCTTGTCAATATGGTTATCCCGGCAAGGACAGGCGGTCTGATTCAGGCGTTTCTTATCGGAAAAAAGGAAAATGAAAGTTTTTTTACGGCCCTAGGGACCGTTGCTCTGGTCAGAATATTTGACAGCATCATGCTGGTCTTTCTGGGACTTTTAATCTTACTCATGCACAACATCCCCCCCACAGGCGATGAATATTTTAAATCCATTTTTAAAACAGCAGGTACCGCCGGTGTTGTTCTAACACTTCTTGTTATTATGTTGTTTGGGTTCACCAGAAAACCCAAAGCCATGGACCGACTTGTGACGCTTTTAATTATGCCCGTGCCCAGTCGGTTCAAACCCGACACAAAAAAAGCGGTTGCCCGGTTCCGCCAGGGGTTGATATGCCTTAACTTTGCCGGATATATTTGCTTGGGGCTCTTGTTGAGCCTTATTTTCTGGCTGCTTTGCGGAGTGAACGTGTTTATCTTGGTCAAGGCGCTGGGAATTGAATTGGAGGGGATCTTACCCTCTTTTTTAATTCTTCTGGCCCAGGCCTTTTCCATGGGTATTCCGGCACCGGCCAATATAGGCCCGTATCATGCAGCCACGGTAAGCGTCCTCTCTTTTTACGGTGTTTCACCCCCATTTGCGCTCAACTCGGCCATTGTCATGCACGCAGCCATGTTTATTGCAAATACCTCTCCCGGACTGGTTTATCTATGGCTGGATAAAACACCGATACTTTCCATGCTCAAAGGACTCAAAGATGCCGACCAAACCATGCGATAA
- a CDS encoding HDOD domain-containing protein — protein sequence MDNTLSLPSDSDIKKVLKRDDKELPGFAQVMAKMLILCNDPDAAIEDVAKLVETDPGITIKILSIVNSAYFNLRSRVSAIADAVLFLGIDEIKKICLGVTFFETLVKSGRENHFDRTFFWRHCLCVASLSQTIAEQIGYPHPGDAYTAGLLHDFGRIVLDRSGRVNYADFCKNAVNCTGTLVEEEREIIGIGHDDLGAYYAHRWGFPQKLCLAIQYHHRCFCHLDLCKDDVRFISIVCLADFLAWTQGMGSIDVIFPLALHPGIEKEIQLDGIDFEAVIQKMDKEIENTSEFYGFEFPSSDQYRASLLKANLKLSAINSGSFSPTDPNPHEQKPSLTASILAPHSSLEPQKILSATLKAICQDFGFDRVCILKAAPPLRRLEVVKCLQQERFSDQLASQYISMDNGDNGFLQCLRNKAPVIINGTQPGEKEVLEKFGISQMLVVPFCSHDKVIGLLGMDHVESGKKIESGLFSSIAIVANELGRALENASAYKRAKSASLHDGMTGLLNRMAIDDLLKTAFLNAVKEKRELCVAMIDVDHFKKFNDMFGHQEGDNVLKLIAKTLKKMSRPTDHVGRYGGEEFIVVLNDTNSAKAVMYAERIRREIEHLGHLLSDRFQGLGLTVSIGISSLENHTKRRDTLVSRADKALYKAKETGRNRVVSG from the coding sequence ATGGACAATACCCTGAGTCTTCCTAGTGATTCTGATATCAAAAAAGTCCTGAAAAGAGATGACAAGGAACTGCCGGGGTTTGCCCAAGTCATGGCAAAAATGCTCATCCTATGCAATGACCCTGACGCCGCCATTGAAGATGTCGCAAAACTGGTTGAAACAGACCCGGGCATCACCATAAAAATACTGAGCATTGTCAATTCCGCTTATTTTAATCTAAGATCCAGGGTATCGGCCATTGCAGACGCGGTATTGTTCCTGGGCATTGATGAAATTAAAAAAATCTGTCTGGGTGTGACCTTTTTTGAAACACTGGTCAAGTCCGGCCGGGAGAACCATTTTGACCGAACATTTTTCTGGCGTCACTGTTTGTGCGTGGCAAGTCTCAGTCAGACCATCGCAGAACAGATCGGGTATCCCCACCCCGGAGATGCGTATACCGCTGGACTGCTCCATGACTTTGGCAGAATCGTTCTCGACCGGTCCGGCCGGGTGAATTATGCTGATTTTTGTAAAAATGCCGTTAACTGCACCGGCACCCTGGTTGAAGAAGAAAGAGAAATCATAGGGATCGGGCACGACGACCTGGGCGCGTATTACGCACATCGCTGGGGTTTTCCCCAAAAGCTTTGTCTGGCCATTCAATACCACCACCGCTGTTTTTGCCACCTGGACCTTTGTAAGGACGACGTCCGGTTCATCAGCATTGTCTGCCTGGCTGACTTTTTAGCCTGGACCCAGGGCATGGGCTCCATAGATGTCATTTTTCCTTTGGCCCTTCATCCCGGAATAGAAAAAGAGATTCAACTTGACGGCATAGACTTTGAAGCCGTCATACAAAAAATGGATAAAGAGATTGAAAACACCTCCGAATTTTATGGGTTTGAATTTCCTTCTTCGGATCAGTACCGGGCCAGTCTGCTCAAGGCCAATTTAAAACTAAGCGCCATCAACTCAGGCTCTTTTTCCCCAACGGATCCAAACCCCCATGAACAAAAGCCGTCTTTGACGGCAAGTATTCTTGCGCCCCATAGTAGCCTGGAGCCCCAAAAGATCTTATCTGCGACCTTAAAAGCCATTTGTCAGGATTTTGGTTTTGACCGGGTCTGCATATTAAAAGCCGCCCCTCCGCTGCGTCGTCTTGAAGTAGTAAAGTGTCTTCAACAGGAACGATTTTCAGACCAGTTGGCATCCCAGTACATTTCAATGGATAATGGGGATAACGGTTTTCTCCAATGCCTGAGAAATAAAGCGCCGGTCATCATCAACGGCACGCAACCGGGGGAAAAAGAGGTGCTGGAAAAATTTGGGATCTCCCAGATGCTTGTGGTTCCCTTTTGCAGCCATGATAAGGTCATCGGACTCCTGGGAATGGATCATGTAGAATCGGGTAAAAAAATTGAGTCCGGCCTGTTTTCATCCATTGCAATTGTGGCCAATGAGCTTGGGCGAGCCCTGGAAAATGCCTCGGCTTATAAAAGGGCAAAGTCAGCTTCTCTGCATGACGGGATGACCGGGCTGCTGAACAGGATGGCCATTGACGACTTATTGAAAACAGCTTTTCTAAATGCGGTCAAAGAAAAGAGGGAGTTGTGTGTTGCGATGATCGATGTGGATCATTTTAAAAAATTTAATGATATGTTCGGGCACCAGGAAGGGGATAACGTCCTTAAACTGATCGCAAAAACCTTAAAAAAAATGTCGCGTCCCACGGACCATGTCGGCCGGTACGGTGGAGAGGAATTCATTGTTGTCCTGAATGATACGAACTCTGCCAAAGCAGTGATGTATGCCGAACGGATTCGACGGGAGATCGAACACCTGGGCCATCTGCTTTCGGATCGTTTCCAGGGGCTTGGCCTGACCGTGAGCATCGGCATCAGCAGTCTTGAAAATCATACAAAACGTCGTGATACCCTGGTGTCACGGGCGGATAAAGCCCTGTACAAGGCAAAGGAGACCGGTCGAAATCGTGTGGTCTCAGGATGA
- a CDS encoding cyclic nucleotide-binding and patatin-like phospholipase domain-containing protein, whose protein sequence is MGNYKEQILELLKAGVEFRHLSDTILNALVERLQIKEVAAGTHVIAEGAHDRSMFILVSGRLRVTRKGRDGNLMLYNEILPGEIVGELGVILDQPRTADITALRRSVLGILSQQDFEQLLKNFPLDINRVFSQAIYNHLRHARRIESRKRAQAFIVIPLSDQVDAGMVAQNMARAFSVLGKALHVVLDGRSADQQYNVDRMEAENEFLIYQATSSDAGLVAEVIAYADQILFVAQSGSEKTLSRVEVELADEPGIKLMRKHLIVLHPEKTNCCEDKLAWQGPRDVERVYPASPNALSDYRRITRFLAGKAVGVVLGGGGARGFAHLGALKAFEEKGVPVDLIGGNSMGALIGASYVFGIPLETIHTTIRNSAKGLIRPDLPVVSIFSSKNFEKALRGVFGDTQVQCLWTTYFSAACNLSRADTAVMDFGPLWQAVLASNSPAGLFPPVIRNGEMMVDGAILENVPVQAMRTRLGTALERRRGNGTIIALDVDVKEDLTVDPKMTSLKNWDVIRTRFDKKASPVPGLKRILSYANQMGGLAQRRRIISLADYYLELPVSHFPMTAYPKAEEIIDIGYAYTLGKIQDLQLTDISGPASS, encoded by the coding sequence ATGGGGAATTATAAGGAACAGATTTTAGAATTGCTGAAAGCCGGTGTGGAATTCCGGCATCTTTCCGACACGATTTTAAATGCCCTGGTTGAACGCCTTCAGATTAAAGAAGTGGCTGCCGGTACGCATGTTATCGCTGAAGGCGCCCATGACCGGTCAATGTTTATCCTGGTTTCCGGCCGACTGCGGGTCACCCGGAAGGGCCGGGACGGTAACCTGATGTTGTATAATGAGATTTTGCCCGGTGAAATCGTGGGCGAACTGGGCGTCATTTTGGATCAGCCCAGGACAGCTGATATCACCGCATTGAGACGTTCGGTTCTCGGGATACTTTCACAACAGGATTTTGAGCAGTTGCTGAAAAATTTTCCTTTGGACATCAATCGGGTCTTTTCCCAGGCCATCTATAATCATTTACGCCACGCCCGGCGGATAGAAAGCCGGAAACGGGCCCAGGCGTTTATTGTTATTCCCCTTTCAGACCAGGTCGATGCCGGCATGGTAGCCCAGAATATGGCCCGGGCTTTTTCCGTTCTCGGCAAGGCCCTGCATGTTGTTCTAGATGGCCGCAGTGCAGATCAGCAGTATAATGTTGATCGCATGGAAGCGGAAAACGAGTTTTTGATCTATCAGGCCACGTCATCCGATGCCGGATTGGTGGCCGAAGTGATCGCGTATGCCGATCAGATTTTGTTTGTTGCACAATCGGGATCAGAGAAAACGCTTTCCAGGGTAGAGGTCGAACTGGCCGACGAACCCGGGATCAAATTGATGAGAAAGCACCTCATTGTTCTTCATCCGGAAAAAACAAATTGCTGCGAGGATAAACTGGCGTGGCAAGGCCCAAGGGATGTGGAACGTGTATACCCGGCAAGCCCTAATGCATTGTCCGATTACCGGCGGATTACCCGGTTTCTGGCGGGCAAAGCGGTGGGCGTTGTGCTGGGTGGCGGTGGGGCCAGGGGGTTCGCGCATCTGGGGGCATTAAAGGCGTTTGAGGAAAAAGGTGTCCCGGTTGATCTGATTGGCGGTAACAGCATGGGGGCCTTGATCGGGGCATCCTATGTATTCGGCATTCCACTGGAAACAATTCATACGACAATCCGGAATTCGGCAAAGGGATTAATCCGGCCGGATCTGCCGGTGGTGTCGATTTTTTCCAGCAAAAATTTTGAAAAGGCGCTCAGGGGGGTTTTTGGTGATACACAGGTGCAGTGTTTGTGGACGACTTATTTTTCAGCCGCTTGCAATCTGAGCCGCGCGGATACGGCTGTCATGGATTTTGGTCCCCTCTGGCAGGCAGTGTTGGCCAGCAATTCACCGGCAGGGCTGTTTCCCCCCGTCATCAGGAACGGTGAGATGATGGTGGACGGTGCCATCCTGGAAAATGTGCCGGTCCAGGCCATGCGCACACGGCTGGGAACGGCCCTGGAACGTCGCCGGGGAAATGGGACGATTATCGCTTTGGATGTCGATGTCAAAGAGGATCTGACGGTTGATCCAAAAATGACGTCGCTTAAAAACTGGGATGTGATCCGGACCCGGTTTGACAAAAAGGCCTCCCCGGTGCCCGGCCTGAAAAGAATTCTCTCCTATGCCAATCAGATGGGCGGTCTGGCGCAGCGCAGACGGATCATATCCCTGGCGGATTATTATCTTGAACTGCCGGTTTCCCATTTTCCCATGACAGCCTATCCAAAAGCCGAAGAAATTATTGATATCGGCTACGCCTACACCCTTGGGAAAATTCAGGACTTACAACTCACAGACATAAGCGGACCGGCCTCATCCTGA
- a CDS encoding amino acid adenylation domain-containing protein, which translates to MPTKPCDNIYPLSLIQEEIWLSQVIHNELPMYNIGGNFKINGYIDVDIFIEAHHRVVQHNDAFRMIFHKGGPLPRLGFSDTAREMALKDFSNQANPDKAAMQWWKKEFCKPFEIYDAQLSKYFLLKTSEESFYYAVCAHHLTMDGYCFALLNRQLLENYNALIKGAGETGSKPSYVDFILNDIAYRSSDAFDQAKAYWSKKFETMPRPMIPRRYAEGYGKAGTPSAFDHIWLSPEFYHQLIQYAKQHQGNVFFLVAAVLYTYFLRTTDTKQFVFSMPLLNRSTPEFMETMGPFVNVVPVCLDFGLDIDIQTFFERLKIELKESFPHQRFPLGEINRAAKVKRAGRDQLFDVSISYEKFNYNTTDYNGTGFEANTMHNGWEQTPLTLAIKEYQKKIGVKLEFYYNLTAYKPHEIEFLMERVRYMLQQLLDKPEISLNQLNLLPDRESHKLLVEFNQPAQNEPAHSETICQKVAEAAGTYPDHTAVQLGNQQISYRTLNDNAERLASYLKPLLQAPETIVGVYIDRSIEMVVGILAILKAEGAYVPLDPEYPRERIQFMIEDSGTSTILTLNKFASKFTGNKTLNIIELDNFPFEEQNVKKNKASLNAHSLAYVIYTSGTTGRPKGVMCTHGGLVNLVAAQSKIFGITHESRVLQFASLNFDASVSEIFTALSTGATLVLAENNNIMPGPPLLSTLARQAVTHVTLPPSALAVMDVVPLPSLTTLVTAGESCPSKLLKKWGAGRRFINAYGPTESTVCASACICNHNDTDQLPIGQPIDNTSLYVLDENLAPVPLGVPGQLHIGGAGLARGYLNRPDLTREKFIDNPFKADTGHKRLYRTGDMVSFLTDSTLMFLGRFDHQVKIRGFRIEPEEVEKVIAHHPQISQIVVIAKANQSSDRYLAAFFSSSGHQPQDDITAEIRQFAGQRLPNYMIPSQFIPMDEMPQTPSGKIDRRRLEGMDTATRRVSTPQKQPANKTEKLLCALFSTAMNERSIPLGPHDDFFEYGMDSLAAVRFITLLKKRFTHRLLFSELTANSTPHALAKLLSHAKGPAHRPMLVPISTDGTKPPFFCVTAGYGDLVKLHQLSGHLGKDQPFFMLQPTDDGTVMAAKSLARQYADHIVEQFPNGPYRLGGYSAGGLMAYETACLLKAQGAEVQFLVMIGAPYAYNQFASLINKKIRAIMLRLQPYYERTAMPDSFEILRAVFLDGGLQYHLKSLVGYRPRGYTGKINYFQGKWAMSRFLGTHRTWRRHAKGPFKLHMLPGNHDSFMKAPHVKTLAGRLRQCLAGLDPSKGTDT; encoded by the coding sequence ATGCCGACCAAACCATGCGATAACATCTATCCCCTCTCCCTGATTCAAGAAGAGATCTGGCTTTCCCAGGTTATTCATAATGAACTCCCGATGTATAATATTGGCGGCAACTTCAAAATAAACGGATATATTGATGTAGATATTTTTATTGAGGCCCACCACCGGGTAGTCCAACACAATGACGCTTTTAGGATGATATTTCACAAGGGCGGGCCCCTGCCTCGTCTTGGTTTCTCCGATACAGCCCGGGAAATGGCATTAAAAGATTTTTCAAACCAGGCAAATCCGGACAAAGCAGCCATGCAATGGTGGAAAAAAGAATTCTGTAAACCCTTTGAAATTTATGACGCGCAGCTGTCCAAGTATTTTCTTTTAAAGACATCAGAAGAAAGCTTTTATTATGCGGTATGCGCCCATCACCTGACAATGGACGGGTACTGCTTTGCCCTCCTAAATAGGCAGTTACTTGAAAACTATAACGCCCTTATAAAGGGTGCTGGAGAAACCGGCAGCAAACCATCATATGTTGATTTTATTTTAAATGATATCGCCTATAGGTCTTCTGATGCGTTTGATCAGGCAAAAGCGTACTGGTCCAAAAAATTTGAAACCATGCCAAGACCGATGATACCCCGCAGATACGCGGAAGGGTACGGAAAAGCCGGCACCCCAAGCGCCTTTGACCATATCTGGTTATCCCCTGAGTTCTATCACCAGTTAATCCAATACGCCAAACAACATCAGGGAAATGTTTTTTTTCTCGTGGCGGCGGTGTTGTATACCTACTTTCTGAGAACCACGGACACCAAACAATTTGTTTTTTCAATGCCGTTGCTCAACCGGTCGACCCCTGAATTCATGGAAACCATGGGCCCCTTTGTCAATGTGGTGCCGGTCTGCCTTGATTTTGGACTGGACATTGACATTCAGACTTTTTTTGAACGATTGAAAATCGAATTAAAAGAATCCTTTCCCCACCAGCGGTTTCCGCTGGGTGAGATCAACCGGGCCGCAAAAGTTAAAAGGGCCGGACGGGATCAGCTTTTTGATGTGAGTATCTCCTATGAAAAATTCAACTATAATACGACGGATTATAACGGCACCGGATTCGAGGCCAATACCATGCACAACGGCTGGGAACAGACGCCTTTAACCCTGGCCATAAAGGAGTACCAGAAAAAGATCGGCGTAAAGCTTGAATTTTACTACAACCTGACCGCATACAAGCCCCATGAAATTGAATTTTTAATGGAGCGGGTGCGGTACATGCTCCAACAACTCCTGGATAAGCCTGAAATTTCTTTAAACCAGCTGAACCTCCTGCCCGACCGGGAGTCACACAAACTTCTGGTGGAATTCAACCAACCGGCCCAAAACGAACCGGCCCATAGTGAAACCATCTGCCAAAAAGTAGCTGAAGCCGCCGGAACCTATCCGGACCATACCGCCGTTCAACTGGGCAACCAGCAGATCTCCTACCGCACCCTAAACGACAACGCCGAACGTCTTGCCTCCTATCTAAAACCCTTGCTTCAGGCCCCTGAAACCATTGTTGGTGTATATATTGACAGATCCATTGAAATGGTGGTGGGCATACTGGCCATACTAAAGGCGGAAGGGGCCTATGTTCCCCTGGATCCGGAGTATCCCCGGGAAAGAATACAATTCATGATTGAGGACTCAGGAACGTCAACCATTTTAACTCTGAATAAATTTGCATCAAAATTTACTGGTAACAAAACGCTAAACATTATTGAATTAGACAATTTCCCATTTGAGGAACAGAATGTTAAAAAAAACAAAGCATCTTTAAATGCCCACAGCCTGGCCTATGTCATTTACACATCAGGAACAACCGGCCGGCCCAAAGGGGTTATGTGCACCCACGGCGGGCTTGTCAACCTTGTGGCGGCCCAGAGCAAAATATTCGGCATCACCCATGAAAGCCGTGTGCTTCAATTTGCCTCCCTGAATTTCGATGCCTCTGTATCAGAAATTTTTACCGCCCTTTCGACCGGGGCAACCCTGGTTCTGGCCGAAAACAACAATATAATGCCGGGTCCCCCGCTGCTTTCCACCCTTGCACGCCAAGCCGTCACCCATGTCACATTGCCGCCGTCCGCACTGGCCGTTATGGATGTGGTGCCGCTGCCCAGTCTGACCACCCTGGTTACCGCAGGCGAATCCTGCCCTTCAAAGCTGTTAAAAAAATGGGGCGCCGGACGCCGATTTATCAACGCCTACGGTCCCACCGAATCCACGGTTTGTGCCTCGGCCTGCATTTGCAACCACAACGACACGGACCAGCTGCCCATAGGCCAGCCCATTGACAATACAAGCCTCTATGTCCTGGATGAAAACCTCGCCCCTGTTCCCCTTGGCGTTCCCGGACAATTGCATATCGGGGGCGCAGGCCTGGCCCGGGGATACCTGAACCGGCCTGATTTGACCCGGGAAAAATTTATTGACAACCCGTTTAAAGCCGACACCGGACATAAAAGGCTCTACCGAACCGGGGACATGGTAAGTTTTTTAACGGATTCAACCCTGATGTTTCTAGGCAGATTTGACCATCAGGTAAAAATAAGGGGATTTCGGATTGAACCCGAAGAAGTTGAAAAGGTGATTGCACACCACCCCCAAATATCCCAGATTGTTGTGATTGCTAAAGCCAATCAATCATCGGACAGATACCTTGCGGCATTTTTCTCAAGCTCCGGGCACCAACCCCAGGACGATATAACAGCAGAAATCCGGCAGTTTGCCGGGCAGCGCCTGCCCAACTACATGATCCCGTCCCAATTCATTCCCATGGACGAAATGCCCCAGACACCGAGCGGTAAAATAGATCGCCGCCGGCTGGAAGGAATGGATACCGCCACCCGACGCGTCTCAACACCGCAAAAACAGCCGGCCAATAAGACCGAAAAACTACTGTGCGCCCTGTTTTCCACTGCCATGAATGAGAGGTCCATCCCTCTTGGTCCCCACGACGACTTTTTTGAATACGGCATGGATTCCCTTGCCGCAGTAAGATTTATAACCCTCCTGAAAAAAAGGTTCACCCATCGCCTGTTATTTTCAGAACTTACGGCCAACAGCACCCCCCACGCCCTGGCGAAACTGTTGTCACACGCCAAAGGCCCGGCCCACCGCCCCATGCTTGTACCCATTTCAACTGACGGCACCAAACCGCCGTTTTTCTGTGTCACCGCAGGATATGGTGATCTGGTCAAGCTGCACCAATTGTCCGGCCACCTGGGAAAAGACCAGCCCTTTTTCATGCTCCAGCCCACCGATGACGGCACGGTAATGGCAGCCAAATCCTTAGCCCGACAGTATGCAGATCACATTGTAGAACAATTCCCCAACGGGCCCTACAGGCTTGGCGGTTACAGTGCCGGCGGCCTGATGGCCTATGAAACCGCCTGCCTGCTCAAAGCGCAGGGGGCTGAGGTACAATTTCTGGTCATGATCGGGGCACCGTATGCATACAATCAATTTGCCAGTCTTATAAACAAAAAAATCCGGGCGATCATGTTACGGCTGCAGCCTTATTATGAAAGGACCGCCATGCCGGATAGTTTCGAGATCCTGCGTGCCGTTTTCCTAGACGGCGGACTTCAATATCACCTGAAATCCCTGGTGGGCTACCGCCCCCGGGGCTACACGGGCAAAATCAATTATTTCCAGGGCAAATGGGCCATGTCCAGATTTTTAGGCACCCACAGGACCTGGCGCAGACACGCAAAAGGTCCGTTTAAGCTGCATATGCTCCCCGGCAACCATGACAGTTTCATGAAAGCCCCCCACGTAAAAACCCTGGCCGGCCGGCTCAGGCAATGCCTTGCCGGCCTTGACCCAAGCAAAGGCACCGACACATGA
- the hysD gene encoding NiFeSe hydrogenase maturation protease: MKKLLVIGVGNILMQDEGIGVHAINEFWKEKETWKDADVDFIDGGTFTQDIFYLFEAYENIIVLDIVRANQPPGTIFSLEEDQLRKDKKQILSLHDIDLLDSLGMAEMRGHRPYLRVVGIEPATIDWGTELTPTLSAAFRDYLKIIRKHIHDILGSSDTD; this comes from the coding sequence ATGAAAAAACTACTGGTGATCGGTGTGGGAAATATCCTGATGCAGGACGAAGGCATCGGCGTCCACGCCATCAATGAATTCTGGAAGGAAAAAGAGACCTGGAAAGATGCGGATGTGGATTTCATCGACGGCGGAACGTTTACCCAGGATATATTTTACCTGTTTGAGGCCTATGAAAATATTATAGTTCTGGACATTGTCCGGGCCAACCAGCCCCCCGGCACTATTTTTTCGCTGGAAGAGGACCAGCTGAGAAAAGATAAAAAGCAGATACTCTCTTTGCACGACATTGATTTACTGGATTCCTTAGGCATGGCTGAAATGCGTGGCCACAGGCCCTATCTCCGCGTGGTGGGCATTGAACCGGCCACCATTGACTGGGGTACTGAACTGACCCCGACCTTATCTGCCGCATTTCGTGATTATTTAAAGATTATTCGAAAACATATTCACGACATCCTTGGATCATCCGACACAGATTAA